The genome window TGGATGCACCCCCACAACATGAACCATTAGACGCCTTCATTAAGGTCGATTTACTGTTCTCAGAAGCTGGTCTAAATGCCCCTAAAATTTTGGAACAAAACTCCGCTGAAGGCTTTCTTCTGCTGAATGATCTGGGTAACAAAACTTATCTTGCTGAACTGAATAACGAAACAGCAGATCATCTCTACCAGGACGCAACTCATGCATTAGTGCAAATGCAATTAGCAAGCAAACCCAATGTATTACCAAGCTATGACGCAGTCTTATTGCAACGTGAACTCGATTTATTACCAGAATGGTATTTAAAAAAACATCTAGGCATTGAATTAACAGATTTACAACAAGCACAACTTAAAAAATCGTTTGAGCTCATCATTGAAAATAATCTGGCGCAGGCGAAGGTCTTCGTACATCGCGATTACCATTCTCGCAACCTCATGGTGACCGAAGTAAATAATCCTGGCGTATTAGATTTTCAAGATGCAGTGTATGGCCCCATTACTTATGATGCAGCATCTCTGTGGCGCGATGCCTACATTGCTTGGCCAGAAGAACGTGTCATCGATTGGGTGATTAAATTTTGGGAGCAAGGACGTAAAGTAGGACTTCCAATGCCTGAGGACTTTGGGCAGTTCTACCGCGACTTTGAATGGATGGGCTTACAGCGTCACCTCAAGGTTCTCGGCATCTTTGCCAGACTCTCTCATCGCGATGGAAAAGATGGTTACCTCAAAGATATTCCATTGGTTTTGGAATACGCCATTGCTACTGCAAATCGCTACATCGAACTAAAACCCTTGGCGCGGATTTTAGAAGCTACACGGTCTCAAAAAGAATAACCGGCACATCATGATTAAGAGCAATCTTCTTCCTTGCTTTTTGCTTGCCGCGGGCAGGGGTGAACGCATGCGACCCCTGACTGACGATTTACCTAAACCCTTACTGACTATTCAGAATAAATCACTGCTTGCTTGGCACTTAGAGGCATTAGCGAACGCCGGAATCAAGAATGTTGTGATTAATCACGCTTGGCTAGGCAATAAAATTGAATCCACACTGGGATCAGGCGAACACTTTGGCCTTCAAATTCAGTACTCCCCAGAAGTTACTGCTTTAGAAACGGCGGGCGGAATCGCTAAGGCACTCCCCTTGCTTGAACCAGATGATTATTTCTTAGTCATTAATGGGGATGTCTTTAGTCCCAATTTGCCAGTGAATAAAATTCTGGAGACAACTTCCAATCTAAGAAATAACTCCAATAAACCCTTGGCTCATCTTTTCATGGTGCCAAACCCAAGCCAACATCCTCATGGCGACTTTTATCTTCAAGGAACAAGGGTCAGCTCCAATAATCCTGGGGAAGCGGAAAGACTGACCTTTTCGGGGATTGGTATCTACCACAAGGATCTTTTTAGGGATCTAGAAATAGGGAGCCCAGCCAAGCTGGCACCCCTACTCATAACGGCCATGGAGCAAAATAAAGTGTCTGGTGAAAAATATGTCGGTCCGTGGCACGATGTAGGTACACCGCAACGCTTACAAGAGCTCAATGCAGCATATGAATAAAACGGATATTTATCAGCTTCGCAGAAATGCTTTAGCAAAACAGATC of Polynucleobacter sp. AP-Titi-500A-B4 contains these proteins:
- a CDS encoding aminoglycoside phosphotransferase family protein, coding for MTDARLNTLRNWLKGLQPSWQLDLDTLAPASADASFRRYFRIESKNPDFGTLIIMDAPPQHEPLDAFIKVDLLFSEAGLNAPKILEQNSAEGFLLLNDLGNKTYLAELNNETADHLYQDATHALVQMQLASKPNVLPSYDAVLLQRELDLLPEWYLKKHLGIELTDLQQAQLKKSFELIIENNLAQAKVFVHRDYHSRNLMVTEVNNPGVLDFQDAVYGPITYDAASLWRDAYIAWPEERVIDWVIKFWEQGRKVGLPMPEDFGQFYRDFEWMGLQRHLKVLGIFARLSHRDGKDGYLKDIPLVLEYAIATANRYIELKPLARILEATRSQKE
- the murU gene encoding N-acetylmuramate alpha-1-phosphate uridylyltransferase MurU, producing MRPLTDDLPKPLLTIQNKSLLAWHLEALANAGIKNVVINHAWLGNKIESTLGSGEHFGLQIQYSPEVTALETAGGIAKALPLLEPDDYFLVINGDVFSPNLPVNKILETTSNLRNNSNKPLAHLFMVPNPSQHPHGDFYLQGTRVSSNNPGEAERLTFSGIGIYHKDLFRDLEIGSPAKLAPLLITAMEQNKVSGEKYVGPWHDVGTPQRLQELNAAYE